From one Mytilus edulis chromosome 1, xbMytEdul2.2, whole genome shotgun sequence genomic stretch:
- the LOC139521144 gene encoding dolichyl-diphosphooligosaccharide--protein glycosyltransferase subunit 1-like, giving the protein MNRPFLYLTLLGFALIVRCNVNKDTINPSVVITKVERKVDISSHLVKSASSLTVENTGKSGIKSFLYVIEPSLQKYLSFIGASIKDDDNKLTVSKTAVDGHGDKEFWRINLPSSLAAGKSLQVDVDSVYAHALSPFPTKIKQSEKQLVVFTGNIFLYSPYKITSQTTTVNLASSSIESYSKSPKPVSQSEKTVTYGPYEAREPFTEAELRVHAENNNPFLTVTHLERVIELSHWGNIAVEENIQMRHSGADLNGPFSRYDYQRTQDAGASIKSFKTVLPSSAKDVYYRDEIGNISTSHLKELDDMVEVELRPRFPLFGGWKTQYLLGYNVPSYQYLYNQGNQYALKMRFVDHIFDDVVIDEMTVKIILPEGAKNTKLVTPFSVKKDKNTLHYTYLDTVGRPVIVAHKTNLVDAHIQDFELWYTFDKYLLLQEPLLVVGAFYLLFLCVIIYVRLDFSITKDEAKESKMRVASILEEVQSLQDKRSALYQSFDDAVNKFKSTKDATNFTNSRKKIDGDYKLLTQQIQGLQSQLKNEGADAAEKVGELQRLDTQHKDLIAVAIQYSEKLVNNKMTRQAYIDQEKANNTKREELLQKMESVRASL; this is encoded by the exons ATGAATCGTCCGTTTTTGTATCTGACTCTGTTAGGCTTTGCCTTGATTGTTCGATGCAATGTCAACAAGGACACCATCAATCCATCCGTCGTGATTACTAAGGTTGAAAGGAAGGTTGACATATCATCTCATCTAGTGAAGTCGGCGTCATCACTGACAGTTGAAAATACTGGAAAGTCAGGCATCAAATCGTTTCTATATGTAATCGAACCATCTTTGCAAAAATATCTGTCATTCATTGGAGCTTCG ATTAAAGATGATGACAATAAGCTGACAGTTTCCAAGACTGCTGTTGATGGTCATGG TGACAAAGAGTTTTGGAGAATCAACTTGCCATCAAGCCTTGCAGCAGGGAAATCTTTACAAGTAGATGTTGATAGTGTTTATGCCCATGCTCTGTCACCGTTCCCAACTAAGATTAAACAGTCTGAGAAACAGTTGGTAGTGTTTACTGGCAATATATTCCTGTATTCACCATACAAGATAACCAGTCAGACCACCACAGTTAATTTGGCCTCATCATCTATTGAATCCTACAGCAAATCACCAAAACCAGTCTCACAGAGTGAAAAAACTGTAACATACGGACCTTATGAAGCCAGGGAGCCATTTACAGAG GCTGAATTGAGAGTTCATGCAGAGAACAATAATCCATTTTTGACTGTCACACATTTAGAACGTGTAATTGAATTGTCTCACTGGGGAAACATAGCTGTAGAGGAGAACATACAGATGAGACATTCTGGAGCAGATCTCAATGGACCTTTCTCTAGATATGATTATCAAAGGACACAAGACGCAGGAGCATCTATTAAATCATTCAAG ACCGTATTACCATCATCAGCCAAAGATGTTTACTATAGAGATGAGATTGGAAACATTTCTACCAGTCATCTGAAGGAACTTGACGATATGGTGGAGGTCGAACTCCGTCCACGATTTCCCCTGTTTGGAGGATGGAAAACTCAGTATCTGTTGGGATACAATGTTCCAAGTTATCAGTATTTATATAACCAAG GAAACCAATATGCTTTAAAGATGAGATTTGTTGACCATATATTTGATGATGTTGTTATTGATGAAATGACAGTCAAGATAATTCTACCTGAAGGTGCAAA GAACACCAAGCTAGTCACCCCCTTCAGTGTAAAGAAAGATAAGAATACCCTCCATTATACATACTTAGATACTGTTGGTAGACCAGTGATTGTAGCTCATAAAACTAATCTGGTTGACGCTCATATTCAAGATTTTGAG CTGTGGTACACCTTTGACAAGTATTTACTACTACAAGAGCCTTTACTGGTGGTCGGAGCCTTCTACTTACTGTTCCTATGTGTTATTATATATGTCAGACTGGACTTCTCTATTACAAAG GACGAAGCCAAAGAGAGTAAGATGAGAGTAGCCAGTATCCTGGAGGAAGTCCAGAGTCTACAAGACAAGAGAAGTGCTCTCTACCAAAGTTTCGATGATGCTGTAAACAAGTTTAAATCTACGAAGGATGCTACAAACTTCACTAACAGCAGGAAGAAGATTGATGGTGATTACAAACTGCTGACTCAGCAAATACAAGGTCTACAATCCCAACTGAAAAATGAGGGAGCTGATGCTGCTGAAAAG